A region from the Vicinamibacterales bacterium genome encodes:
- a CDS encoding metal ABC transporter permease, which translates to MDFSILQFLAPAIAASLIIAGIHAYLGLHVVERGVIFVDLSLAQIASLGAAIAVFQGYDAHDPAVYWMSLAFTLIGAFIFAMVKGHEARIPQEAIIGISYAVASAAVILTLSKSTGEAEHLQSMLVGNILSVQWPEVGLTAAIYAVIGVFHYVFRRKFLAISMDAVGEAARGVPVRGWDFLFYASFGLVVTRSVAIAGVLLVFCYLIVPSVGGMLFAERVGVRLAIGWAMGVLVSMLGMYFSVQFDFPTGAAIVCTFGLVLAVMALARPLVRGRT; encoded by the coding sequence ATGGACTTCTCGATCCTCCAGTTCCTGGCGCCCGCCATCGCCGCGAGCCTGATCATCGCGGGCATCCACGCCTATCTCGGGCTGCACGTCGTCGAGCGCGGGGTCATCTTCGTGGACCTCTCGCTGGCGCAGATCGCATCGCTCGGCGCCGCCATCGCCGTCTTCCAGGGCTACGACGCGCACGACCCCGCCGTGTACTGGATGAGCCTCGCGTTCACCCTGATCGGCGCCTTCATCTTCGCGATGGTCAAGGGCCACGAGGCCCGGATTCCGCAGGAGGCCATCATCGGCATCTCCTACGCCGTCGCCTCGGCGGCCGTGATCCTGACGCTCAGCAAGTCCACGGGTGAAGCCGAGCACCTGCAGAGCATGCTCGTTGGCAACATCCTGTCGGTGCAGTGGCCCGAGGTAGGGCTCACGGCCGCGATCTACGCCGTGATCGGCGTGTTCCACTACGTGTTCCGCCGGAAGTTCCTGGCCATCTCGATGGACGCGGTGGGTGAGGCGGCGCGCGGCGTGCCCGTGCGCGGCTGGGACTTCCTCTTCTACGCCTCGTTCGGGCTCGTCGTGACGCGCTCGGTGGCCATCGCCGGGGTGCTCCTGGTGTTCTGCTACCTGATCGTGCCGTCGGTGGGCGGCATGCTCTTCGCGGAGCGGGTCGGCGTCCGCCTGGCGATCGGCTGGGCGATGGGGGTCCTGGTGTCGATGCTCGGCATGTACTTCTCCGTGCAGTTCGACTTTCCCACCGGGGCGGCCATCGTCTGCACCTTCGGCCTCGTCCTTGCGGTGATGGCGCTCGCGCGTCCGCTGGTGCGCGGGCGAACCTGA
- a CDS encoding TOBE domain-containing protein, translating into MGVDSRRITTAPAPAASGVPPGAALLGVREAARRLGVSYSAFKQWIYRGSVRTVRTSGGHHRIPLAEVDRLLAHGPAPPTSTGTARTTPRGVLVALSGRNQLRGIVDEVRHDGLLAQVRLRIGDQRLTAVITRDALVELGLKRGDEAVAIVKSTEVMIGREDSSGAAPRRRRGPASRGTARDRRSR; encoded by the coding sequence ATGGGTGTCGATTCCCGTCGGATCACCACCGCTCCGGCGCCGGCCGCGTCCGGCGTCCCGCCCGGCGCCGCCCTCCTCGGCGTGCGCGAAGCGGCGCGCCGGCTCGGCGTCAGCTACTCGGCGTTCAAGCAGTGGATCTACCGCGGCAGCGTGCGGACGGTCCGCACGAGCGGCGGCCATCACCGCATCCCGCTGGCCGAGGTGGACCGCCTGCTCGCGCACGGGCCGGCCCCGCCCACCTCGACGGGTACGGCACGGACGACGCCGCGCGGCGTGCTGGTGGCGCTCAGCGGGCGCAACCAGCTGCGGGGCATCGTGGACGAGGTGCGGCACGACGGCCTGCTCGCGCAGGTCCGGCTGCGCATCGGCGACCAGCGGCTGACGGCCGTGATCACGCGCGACGCGCTGGTGGAACTCGGCCTGAAGCGCGGCGACGAGGCGGTGGCCATCGTCAAGTCCACCGAAGTGATGATCGGCCGCGAGGACTCGTCGGGCGCGGCGCCCCGACGCCGCCGGGGCCCGGCGTCCCGCGGCACGGCCCGCGACCGGCGTTCGCGGTAG
- a CDS encoding metal ABC transporter substrate-binding protein, producing MAMRLTGLLAALLLAAPSLAGAQGKLNVVTTTEDLASLVSTIGGDRVTVTGLAKGYQDPHFVDPKPSFILAMSRADLLVVVGRELEIGWLPPLLNSSRNSKVQPGANGYLDASLTVRILDIPAGQITRAMGDVHPLGNPHYWLEPGNGRRMAAAIRDRLSALRGADAAYFAERYKEFDGRLAEAEKRWDATLAPYKGTKIVTYHRSWPNFMERFGLDVMGYVEPKPGIPPSPSHTLELVEDMKAQGVKLIVVEPYFDPKTPQAIASQVGGKVITLAPSVGGVKAASDYVQLFEYDVNTLAAALKQVTGK from the coding sequence ATGGCGATGCGATTGACGGGACTCCTCGCGGCACTGCTCCTGGCCGCCCCCTCCCTGGCGGGCGCCCAGGGCAAGCTGAACGTCGTCACCACCACGGAAGACCTGGCCTCGCTCGTCTCCACGATCGGCGGGGATCGCGTGACGGTCACGGGCCTGGCCAAGGGCTACCAGGATCCGCACTTCGTGGACCCGAAGCCGAGCTTCATCCTCGCGATGAGCCGCGCGGACCTCCTCGTCGTGGTCGGCCGGGAGCTCGAGATCGGCTGGTTGCCGCCGCTCCTGAACAGCAGCCGCAACTCGAAGGTGCAGCCGGGCGCCAACGGCTACCTGGATGCGTCGCTGACGGTGCGGATCCTCGACATCCCGGCCGGCCAGATCACGCGGGCCATGGGCGACGTCCACCCGCTGGGCAATCCCCACTACTGGCTGGAGCCCGGCAACGGCCGGCGGATGGCCGCGGCCATCCGGGATCGGCTGTCCGCCCTGCGCGGTGCCGACGCCGCCTACTTCGCCGAGCGGTACAAGGAGTTCGACGGCCGGCTCGCCGAGGCCGAGAAGCGCTGGGACGCCACGCTGGCGCCGTACAAGGGCACCAAGATCGTGACCTACCACCGGTCCTGGCCGAACTTCATGGAGCGCTTCGGTCTCGACGTCATGGGCTACGTGGAGCCGAAGCCGGGCATCCCGCCGAGCCCGTCCCACACGCTCGAGCTCGTCGAAGACATGAAGGCGCAGGGCGTCAAGCTGATCGTCGTCGAGCCGTACTTCGACCCGAAGACCCCGCAGGCCATCGCGAGCCAGGTCGGCGGGAAGGTGATCACGCTCGCGCCCTCGGTCGGCGGCGTGAAGGCCGCGAGCGACTACGTGCAGCTCTTCGAGTACGACGTGAACACGCTCGCCGCCGCGTTGAAGCAGGTCACGGGCAAGTAG
- a CDS encoding ATP-binding cassette domain-containing protein, with protein sequence MIALEIDVRIAQDAFTLEVRDRAEVQVLGLVGPSGAGKTTLLETLAGLRRAEGVVKVGGRTLLDTRAGVDLPPRRRRVGYVPQDALLFPHMSVRRNLEYGAHDRARVDAVAGMLEIAALLDRPVPSLSGGERQRVALGRALAAAPDLLLLDEPLGALDPARRDRILPYVLRTRQALGVPIVWVTHDLAELAHAADRAVVLDHGRVVFAGPVPGAVALVTRGRPG encoded by the coding sequence GTGATCGCGCTCGAGATCGACGTCCGGATCGCGCAGGACGCGTTCACGCTCGAGGTGCGCGACCGCGCCGAGGTGCAGGTGCTGGGACTGGTCGGGCCCTCGGGCGCGGGGAAGACGACGCTCCTCGAGACGCTGGCCGGCCTTCGCCGGGCCGAGGGCGTGGTGAAGGTCGGCGGGCGCACGCTCCTCGACACCCGGGCCGGTGTGGATCTGCCGCCCCGCCGCCGGCGCGTCGGCTACGTCCCGCAGGACGCGCTCCTGTTCCCGCACATGAGCGTACGCCGCAACCTGGAGTACGGCGCGCACGACCGCGCCCGCGTGGACGCCGTGGCCGGGATGCTGGAGATCGCGGCGCTCCTCGACCGGCCGGTCCCGTCGCTGTCCGGGGGCGAGCGGCAGCGCGTGGCGCTCGGCCGCGCGCTGGCCGCCGCGCCGGATCTGCTGCTGCTCGACGAGCCGCTCGGCGCCCTGGATCCCGCGCGGCGCGACCGGATCCTCCCCTACGTGCTCAGGACCCGGCAGGCGCTCGGCGTGCCCATCGTGTGGGTCACGCACGACCTGGCGGAACTGGCCCACGCGGCCGACCGCGCGGTCGTCCTCGACCACGGCCGCGTCGTGTTCGCCGGGCCGGTGCCAGGCGCCGTGGCGCTGGTCACCCGCGGCCGCCCGGGCTGA
- a CDS encoding NAD-dependent epimerase/dehydratase family protein, translated as MPSRREFLQSAAVAGGALATGSVAAATPPARQPEAPAPRRLKLLILGGTGFIGPWQVRYAVRRGHEVTIFNRGRSAPGMFEGVEELTGDRAANQLDALKGRRWDAVIDNSASRADAPDWVRQSAGLLKDAADQYLFISTRSVFADLSAVPGTVHAPLLTLENTPNWTRGQPYPYGLAKALAEAEATSAFGARTTIVRPGLIVGPGDDTDRFTYWPVRIERGGEILAPGDPEADRVQIIDVRDLCEWAVRLCEARTYGTFMAIGPERGRSMAEFLYGIAAVTTAPLTWTWVPREFLERHKIRPYVEMPVWRPPTPGWEGFARFDLTREVEAGLTFRTLADTASATLAFHHGRPMDRQTLKAGATAAQEAGVLTAWHARGRA; from the coding sequence ATGCCGTCACGCCGCGAGTTCCTGCAGTCCGCCGCCGTCGCCGGCGGCGCCCTGGCCACCGGCTCGGTGGCCGCGGCAACGCCGCCCGCTCGCCAGCCGGAGGCGCCGGCGCCGCGCCGCCTGAAGCTCCTGATCCTCGGCGGAACCGGCTTCATCGGCCCCTGGCAGGTCCGCTACGCCGTGCGGCGCGGCCACGAGGTGACGATCTTCAATCGCGGGAGGAGCGCCCCCGGGATGTTCGAGGGGGTGGAGGAGCTGACGGGCGACCGCGCGGCCAACCAGCTCGACGCGCTGAAGGGCCGGCGATGGGACGCCGTCATCGACAACTCGGCCTCCCGCGCCGACGCCCCTGACTGGGTGCGCCAGTCGGCGGGACTGCTGAAGGACGCGGCCGATCAGTACCTCTTCATCTCGACGCGGTCGGTGTTCGCGGACCTGAGCGCGGTCCCCGGCACCGTGCACGCGCCGCTCCTCACGCTGGAGAACACGCCGAACTGGACGCGCGGGCAGCCCTATCCGTACGGGCTCGCCAAGGCCCTGGCCGAGGCCGAAGCGACCTCGGCGTTCGGCGCGCGCACCACGATCGTCCGGCCGGGCCTCATCGTGGGTCCCGGCGACGACACGGACCGCTTCACCTACTGGCCGGTCCGGATCGAACGCGGCGGCGAGATCCTGGCGCCGGGCGATCCGGAGGCCGACCGCGTGCAGATCATCGACGTGCGGGATCTCTGCGAGTGGGCCGTGCGCCTGTGCGAGGCCCGCACCTACGGCACCTTCATGGCCATCGGGCCCGAGCGCGGGCGCTCGATGGCCGAGTTCCTCTACGGCATCGCCGCCGTCACGACGGCGCCGCTCACGTGGACGTGGGTGCCGCGGGAGTTCCTGGAGCGCCACAAGATACGGCCGTACGTGGAGATGCCGGTCTGGCGGCCGCCGACGCCCGGCTGGGAGGGCTTCGCGCGCTTCGACCTGACGCGCGAGGTGGAGGCGGGCCTCACGTTCCGCACCCTGGCGGACACGGCGTCGGCCACGCTCGCCTTCCATCACGGACGCCCGATGGACCGCCAGACGCTGAAGGCGGGCGCCACGGCCGCCCAGGAAGCGGGCGTTCTCACGGCGTGGCACGCCCGGGGACGCGCGTGA
- a CDS encoding energy transducer TonB, which produces MSPRAVSAIAVVAALTAATVSAQSLGDVAAREAARRRAVTSPARVLTNEDVKETRRPMTPPAPAPAAAAAAEEGDERPRQALSPARYVAGGLPMIPPQAVAGGEVLLELNVTAEGRVSGVTAIRQTPPFTAALMMAVRGWTFEPAQDVAVPPAGAPVDLTTRRPAASTVVVMGLFRPPSLFTGTLGQPPETVARSSDAAPAPTGQAVMPLYPPNAMFDGVTMAELSLSATGALDATTIVRSAPGFDQPTLDAVRTLSFRPPLVHGRPARAYAYVVAAFRQPLTQ; this is translated from the coding sequence ATGTCCCCGCGCGCCGTCTCCGCCATCGCCGTGGTCGCCGCGCTGACCGCCGCCACCGTGTCCGCCCAGTCGCTCGGCGACGTCGCGGCCCGGGAGGCTGCCCGGCGCCGCGCCGTGACCAGCCCCGCCCGGGTGCTGACAAACGAAGACGTCAAGGAGACCCGGCGGCCCATGACCCCGCCGGCCCCGGCGCCCGCCGCCGCGGCGGCGGCCGAGGAGGGCGATGAGCGGCCGCGGCAGGCGCTCTCTCCCGCGAGATACGTCGCCGGCGGCCTGCCGATGATTCCGCCCCAGGCCGTCGCCGGCGGCGAAGTGCTCCTGGAACTGAACGTGACGGCCGAAGGCCGGGTCAGCGGCGTGACCGCGATCCGGCAGACGCCCCCCTTCACCGCGGCGCTGATGATGGCCGTACGGGGCTGGACCTTCGAGCCCGCACAGGACGTCGCCGTGCCGCCGGCCGGCGCGCCCGTCGACCTCACGACCCGCCGGCCCGCTGCGTCGACGGTGGTCGTGATGGGGCTGTTCCGGCCGCCATCGCTCTTCACCGGCACGCTGGGACAGCCGCCGGAGACGGTCGCGAGGTCGTCCGACGCCGCGCCGGCCCCCACGGGGCAGGCCGTGATGCCGCTCTACCCGCCCAACGCGATGTTCGACGGCGTGACGATGGCCGAGCTGTCGCTGTCGGCGACCGGCGCGCTCGACGCGACGACGATCGTGCGGTCGGCTCCCGGGTTCGATCAGCCGACGCTGGACGCCGTCAGGACGCTGAGCTTCCGGCCGCCCCTCGTGCACGGGCGGCCGGCCCGCGCCTACGCCTACGTCGTCGCGGCGTTCCGCCAGCCCCTCACGCAGTGA
- the modB gene encoding molybdate ABC transporter permease subunit, whose translation MNQSVLGIASFTVATAAVAMLLALPVALVVALVLARTAFRGKAVIETLVSLPLVLPPVAVGLLLLQALGRTRPLGRLLDGLGLEVVFTWKAVVVAMAVMSLPLMVMTIRAGIEQVDRRFETMAASLGAGPLRVVATITLPLARRSVLAGALLGFARALGEFGATIVVAGGIPGETQTLAVAIFNLTEAGREADANVLMLVSVALAFAVLAVANAAVPRGRR comes from the coding sequence ATGAACCAGAGCGTCCTCGGCATCGCGTCGTTCACGGTCGCCACCGCGGCCGTCGCCATGCTGCTCGCGCTGCCGGTCGCGCTCGTCGTGGCGCTGGTGCTCGCGCGGACCGCCTTCCGCGGCAAGGCCGTCATCGAGACGCTGGTGTCCCTCCCGCTCGTCCTGCCGCCCGTGGCCGTGGGCCTGCTCCTCCTGCAGGCCCTGGGACGGACGCGGCCGCTCGGCCGCCTGCTGGACGGGCTCGGCCTCGAAGTGGTGTTCACCTGGAAGGCGGTCGTCGTGGCCATGGCGGTGATGAGCCTGCCGCTCATGGTCATGACCATCCGGGCCGGCATCGAGCAGGTGGACCGGCGCTTCGAGACGATGGCCGCGTCGCTCGGGGCCGGACCCCTGCGGGTCGTCGCCACGATCACGCTGCCGCTCGCCCGGCGGAGCGTGCTCGCGGGCGCCTTGCTGGGCTTCGCCCGCGCCCTCGGCGAGTTCGGCGCGACCATCGTCGTCGCGGGCGGCATTCCGGGCGAGACCCAGACGCTCGCCGTCGCCATCTTCAACCTCACGGAAGCCGGGCGCGAGGCCGACGCCAACGTGCTGATGCTGGTGTCGGTGGCCCTGGCCTTCGCCGTGCTCGCCGTCGCCAATGCCGCGGTGCCCCGGGGGCGCCGGTGA
- a CDS encoding M20/M25/M40 family metallo-hydrolase has protein sequence MRRFLPLLILVTALGLPLGAQSPGLDPATIARVREEARTHSKAYEHVWWLSEALGPRVTGTPAFAKASDWVMQQFRTWGLANVHQERWPFGQGWTIEHFAATMLAPQPSVLIGLPRAYSPSTAGVVTSDVVHVRVEREADLAAYRGRLRGKIVVMQPVRAVRMLEGPIILRMDEGPWWTEAATPVEAATAAPPAGRAEAIRERQRLAAAIQRFLVDEGVSVLLERGSDQDTAAGGSDLTWEQQRPDGGTIFPTGGGSRDPGAPAQVPSATLAVEHYNRIVRLLEHDIPVRLQIEIRTAFHPEGADGNGINTVGEIPGTDLAQEVVILGAHMDSVPYAIGATDNATGTAAMMEAVRAIQALKLRPRRTIRVVLWGGEEQGLLGSRAYVARHFWDAAAKRPTAEHANVAAYFNLDNGTGRIRGIWGQGNKGALPILERWGEPLKDLGWKMASPRSVGATDHASFDQIGLPGFQFIQERLEYNARSHHSNMDTFDRVQREDVEQQGVVAAVFAWQAANWPEKLPRTPLGR, from the coding sequence ATGCGTCGGTTCCTGCCGCTCCTGATCCTCGTCACGGCCCTGGGCCTGCCCCTCGGTGCTCAGTCGCCGGGGCTCGATCCGGCCACCATCGCACGGGTGCGCGAGGAGGCACGCACGCATTCGAAGGCCTACGAGCACGTGTGGTGGCTGTCGGAGGCGCTCGGCCCGCGCGTGACCGGCACGCCCGCCTTCGCCAAGGCGAGCGACTGGGTCATGCAGCAGTTCCGCACCTGGGGCCTCGCCAACGTCCACCAGGAACGGTGGCCGTTCGGCCAGGGCTGGACCATCGAGCACTTCGCCGCGACGATGCTCGCGCCACAGCCGTCCGTCCTCATCGGCCTCCCGCGGGCGTACTCGCCCTCGACCGCGGGCGTCGTGACGAGCGACGTCGTCCACGTGCGCGTGGAGCGCGAGGCGGACCTCGCGGCGTACCGCGGAAGGCTGCGCGGGAAGATCGTCGTGATGCAGCCGGTCAGGGCCGTGCGCATGCTGGAGGGGCCGATCATCCTGCGCATGGACGAGGGGCCGTGGTGGACCGAGGCGGCGACGCCGGTCGAGGCCGCCACGGCCGCGCCGCCGGCCGGGCGTGCGGAGGCGATCCGCGAGCGTCAGCGCCTGGCCGCGGCGATCCAGCGCTTCCTCGTCGACGAGGGCGTGAGCGTGCTGCTCGAACGCGGATCGGACCAGGACACGGCGGCGGGGGGCAGCGACCTCACGTGGGAGCAGCAGCGGCCCGACGGCGGCACGATCTTCCCGACCGGCGGCGGCTCACGCGATCCCGGCGCGCCGGCGCAGGTCCCGTCCGCGACGCTCGCCGTCGAGCACTACAACCGCATCGTCCGGCTGCTGGAGCACGACATCCCGGTGCGGCTCCAGATCGAGATCCGCACGGCCTTCCACCCCGAAGGCGCCGACGGCAACGGCATCAACACGGTGGGGGAGATTCCGGGCACCGACCTCGCGCAGGAGGTCGTGATCCTGGGCGCGCACATGGACAGCGTGCCCTACGCGATCGGCGCCACGGACAACGCGACGGGGACGGCGGCGATGATGGAGGCCGTGCGGGCGATCCAGGCCCTGAAGCTCCGTCCGCGGCGCACGATCCGCGTCGTGCTGTGGGGGGGTGAGGAGCAGGGCCTGCTCGGGTCGCGAGCCTACGTCGCCCGGCACTTCTGGGACGCGGCGGCGAAGCGGCCGACGGCCGAGCACGCCAACGTCGCGGCGTACTTCAACCTCGACAACGGCACGGGCCGGATCCGCGGCATCTGGGGCCAGGGCAACAAGGGCGCGCTGCCGATTCTCGAGCGCTGGGGCGAGCCGCTGAAGGATCTCGGCTGGAAGATGGCGAGCCCGCGCAGCGTGGGCGCCACCGACCACGCGTCGTTCGATCAGATCGGCCTGCCCGGCTTCCAGTTCATCCAGGAGCGGCTGGAGTACAACGCGCGGTCGCACCACTCGAACATGGACACGTTCGACCGCGTGCAGCGCGAGGACGTGGAGCAGCAGGGCGTGGTGGCCGCGGTGTTCGCGTGGCAGGCCGCCAACTGGCCCGAGAAGCTCCCGCGCACGCCCCTGGGACGCTAG
- a CDS encoding ATP-binding protein has protein sequence MSALARYGFAALSVLLGTIGLSAFSRIFDVEPAPFFLFTPSVFVAAVVGGFGPGVFATFLGSLAVELVLMRTEDQQGSLELVRLGLFVIIGTGISALARSQKDARALAEDRERLANRRADELASARLAAERSAREAERRAAELEALFNVSPVGLARTDDPECRTITVNHSLARRLGLSAESPPASPAQPTVLTTARDLRLIGATELPLQTAARSRRPVVDAEFATQPVEGRPVLLQGHAVPLLDEQGAVRGALGVFTDVTEHRLAGVEQGFLAEASRLLSGSLDYGETLRRVVALGVPDMADWAVLDVTDAAGRVTRLTAAHRDPEVQAVLEATGLWRRGGFEPPPPTLVAAAHGPVLEPRVTGETLRAWGATEAQVARLAPARIASALAVPLVLHGAAVGVLAWARGPDRTAFDTRDLALAEEIGRRAAMAVEHARLYAEAQSASRMKDEFVATLSHELRTPLNALLGWTDLLRTGRLGPERQRQAIEAIHRAANAQALLTNDLVDISRAVSGKFQLLPREVEFDGLVRAATETFRLAAESKGLWLRCHVAEPLPRVVVDPDRVRQIAYNLVGNAVKFTASGGVDVEASADGDWLVLAVSDTGIGIDPVFLPYVFEPFRQADGSVSREFGGLGLGLSIVRALVQLHGGTVGVHSRGRGQGATFTVRLPLSPPGARRPQDAVAQSA, from the coding sequence ATGAGCGCGCTGGCCCGCTACGGGTTCGCGGCGCTGTCGGTGCTGCTCGGCACCATCGGGCTCTCGGCCTTCAGCCGGATCTTCGACGTCGAGCCCGCCCCGTTCTTCCTCTTCACGCCGTCGGTCTTCGTGGCCGCCGTCGTCGGCGGGTTCGGCCCCGGGGTCTTCGCCACCTTCCTGGGCTCGCTGGCCGTCGAGCTCGTCCTGATGCGCACCGAGGACCAGCAGGGGTCGCTGGAGCTCGTGCGGCTTGGCCTGTTCGTCATCATCGGCACCGGGATCAGCGCACTCGCCCGCAGCCAGAAGGACGCCCGGGCCCTCGCCGAGGACCGCGAGCGCCTGGCCAACCGGCGGGCCGACGAGCTGGCCTCGGCGCGGCTGGCCGCCGAGCGCAGCGCGCGCGAAGCGGAGCGGCGGGCGGCGGAGCTCGAGGCGCTCTTCAACGTGTCGCCGGTGGGCCTGGCGCGCACCGACGACCCGGAATGCCGGACGATCACGGTGAACCACTCGCTCGCGCGCCGCCTGGGCCTCTCGGCCGAGAGCCCGCCGGCCTCGCCGGCGCAGCCCACCGTCCTCACGACCGCCAGGGACCTCCGCCTGATCGGCGCCACGGAACTGCCGCTGCAGACGGCCGCCCGGTCGCGGCGTCCCGTCGTGGACGCGGAGTTCGCCACGCAGCCCGTCGAGGGGCGGCCGGTGCTGCTCCAGGGCCATGCCGTCCCGCTGCTCGACGAACAGGGCGCCGTCCGCGGGGCGCTGGGCGTCTTCACCGACGTCACCGAGCACCGGCTGGCCGGCGTGGAGCAGGGCTTCCTCGCCGAGGCGTCGCGCCTGTTGAGCGGCTCGCTCGACTACGGCGAGACGCTTCGCCGCGTCGTCGCCCTCGGCGTGCCGGACATGGCGGACTGGGCGGTGCTCGACGTGACCGACGCCGCGGGCCGCGTCACCCGCCTCACGGCGGCCCATCGCGATCCGGAGGTCCAGGCGGTGCTCGAGGCCACCGGCCTCTGGCGGCGGGGCGGGTTCGAGCCGCCGCCCCCCACCCTGGTCGCCGCGGCGCACGGGCCGGTGCTCGAGCCGCGGGTGACTGGCGAGACGCTCCGGGCATGGGGCGCCACCGAGGCCCAGGTCGCGCGTCTGGCGCCGGCACGCATCGCCTCGGCGCTCGCCGTCCCGCTGGTCCTGCACGGCGCCGCCGTCGGCGTGCTCGCGTGGGCGCGTGGACCGGATCGGACGGCGTTCGACACGCGCGACCTGGCCCTGGCCGAGGAAATCGGGCGCCGGGCCGCGATGGCGGTCGAACACGCGCGGCTGTACGCCGAGGCGCAATCGGCCAGCCGCATGAAGGACGAGTTCGTGGCCACGCTGTCGCACGAGCTCCGCACGCCGCTCAACGCGCTGCTCGGCTGGACCGACCTCCTGCGGACCGGGCGGCTGGGTCCCGAGCGGCAGCGCCAGGCCATCGAGGCCATTCACCGCGCGGCGAACGCGCAGGCGCTGCTCACGAACGACCTGGTGGACATCTCGCGCGCCGTGTCCGGCAAGTTCCAGCTCCTGCCGCGCGAGGTCGAGTTCGACGGGCTGGTCCGGGCGGCGACCGAGACGTTCCGCCTGGCCGCCGAGTCGAAGGGCCTGTGGCTCCGCTGCCACGTGGCGGAGCCGCTCCCGCGGGTGGTCGTCGATCCGGATCGCGTCCGCCAGATCGCGTACAACCTCGTCGGCAACGCGGTGAAGTTCACGGCGTCGGGGGGCGTCGACGTGGAGGCGTCCGCCGACGGGGACTGGCTGGTGCTCGCGGTGAGCGACACGGGCATCGGCATCGATCCCGTCTTCCTGCCCTACGTGTTCGAGCCGTTCCGGCAGGCCGACGGCAGCGTGTCGCGGGAGTTCGGCGGCCTGGGCCTCGGCCTGTCGATCGTTCGGGCGCTCGTGCAGCTGCACGGCGGCACCGTCGGCGTGCACAGCCGGGGGCGGGGCCAGGGCGCCACCTTCACCGTCCGCCTGCCGCTGTCGCCGCCCGGCGCCCGGCGTCCCCAGGACGCGGTGGCGCAGTCGGCCTGA
- the modA gene encoding molybdate ABC transporter substrate-binding protein: MTRLLVVLAAAAALAPDPAPGPALLVSVASSLGDVMSDIARRYEDRTGQPVRLNTAGSNFLARQIVEGARVDVFVSADDTQMDVVERAGRVVAGSRIDLLTNRLVVVGPPGATRRVSGPDDLAAPTIRRLALGNPDSVPAGVYARRWLEGAGVWTSVAPRVVPTVTVRAALAAVRSGRADLAVVYDTDARTDPEVPVLYRVPEAAAPPIRYPAAVTHRRQAAASAKFLAYLSGDEAAAIFTAAGFGLARR, from the coding sequence ATGACGCGCCTCCTCGTCGTGCTCGCCGCCGCGGCCGCGCTGGCGCCCGATCCGGCCCCCGGACCGGCGCTCCTCGTGTCGGTCGCCTCGAGCCTGGGGGACGTCATGAGCGACATCGCCCGTCGCTACGAGGACCGCACCGGGCAGCCGGTGCGGCTGAACACGGCCGGCTCCAACTTCCTCGCCCGTCAGATCGTCGAGGGCGCGCGCGTGGACGTCTTCGTCAGCGCCGACGACACGCAGATGGACGTCGTGGAGCGGGCGGGGCGCGTCGTGGCCGGCTCCCGGATCGACCTCCTGACCAACCGGCTCGTCGTCGTCGGGCCGCCCGGCGCCACCCGCCGCGTCTCCGGGCCGGACGATCTGGCCGCGCCCACCATCCGCCGGCTCGCGCTCGGGAACCCGGACAGCGTGCCGGCCGGCGTCTACGCCCGCCGCTGGCTCGAAGGGGCGGGCGTCTGGACGTCGGTGGCGCCGCGTGTCGTGCCCACCGTCACGGTACGGGCGGCCCTGGCGGCGGTACGGTCGGGCCGCGCCGACCTTGCCGTGGTCTACGACACGGACGCCAGGACCGACCCCGAGGTGCCGGTCCTGTACCGCGTGCCGGAGGCGGCCGCGCCGCCCATCCGGTATCCGGCCGCCGTCACGCACCGTCGCCAGGCCGCCGCCTCGGCGAAGTTCCTCGCCTACCTGTCGGGCGACGAGGCCGCCGCGATCTTCACCGCCGCCGGCTTCGGCCTGGCCCGCCGCTGA